The Caldilineales bacterium genome window below encodes:
- a CDS encoding mandelate racemase/muconate lactonizing enzyme family protein — protein MKITDLQTFVVANPPPHFGGLYWIFLKLTTDGGVSGYGEVYSVPFHPHVVARMIEDVGARYVIGANPFHIERLWRLIYSSGYTQRPDTSVLGILSGIEMACWDIIGKEVGKPVYELLGGRVHEKLRSYTYLYPEPGDATNVYFDADLAAQRAAEYVRLGFTAVKFDPVAPYSAFDPRQLSLEKLDLAENFVRKIREAVGSKCDLLFGTHGQMTASGAIRLAKRLEPYDPLWLEEPTPPEKPEEMALVARQTSIPIATGERLATKYEFARVLELRAASILQMALGRVGGILEAKKIAGMAEAYYAQIAPHLYCGPIEGAANIQLAACSPNFLILESIQTWGGFHAEILKQPIQWQDGYILPPTQPGLGVELNEEVAARHPYTGDRLHLEMLDRPVE, from the coding sequence ATGAAAATCACCGACCTGCAAACCTTCGTCGTCGCCAACCCGCCGCCCCATTTCGGCGGGCTGTACTGGATTTTCCTCAAGCTCACCACTGATGGCGGCGTGTCTGGCTACGGCGAAGTCTATTCGGTGCCGTTCCACCCGCACGTCGTCGCCCGCATGATCGAGGACGTCGGCGCCCGCTATGTGATCGGCGCCAATCCGTTCCATATCGAACGCCTGTGGCGCCTCATCTATTCCAGCGGCTACACCCAGCGCCCGGACACCTCTGTCCTCGGCATTCTCAGCGGCATCGAGATGGCCTGCTGGGACATCATCGGCAAGGAAGTGGGCAAGCCGGTCTATGAATTGCTGGGCGGGCGGGTGCACGAGAAGCTGCGCTCCTACACCTATCTCTACCCCGAACCGGGCGACGCCACCAACGTCTACTTCGATGCCGACCTGGCTGCCCAGCGCGCGGCCGAGTACGTCCGCCTGGGTTTCACCGCCGTCAAGTTCGACCCTGTGGCCCCCTATTCCGCCTTCGACCCGCGCCAGCTTTCGCTGGAAAAGCTCGACCTGGCCGAGAACTTCGTGCGGAAGATCCGCGAGGCGGTGGGGAGCAAGTGCGACCTGCTCTTCGGCACCCACGGCCAGATGACGGCGTCCGGCGCCATCCGCCTGGCCAAGCGTCTGGAGCCGTATGACCCCCTCTGGCTGGAAGAACCCACCCCGCCCGAAAAACCAGAAGAGATGGCCCTTGTTGCCCGCCAGACCAGCATCCCCATCGCCACCGGCGAACGCCTGGCGACGAAATACGAATTCGCCCGCGTGCTGGAACTGCGCGCCGCCTCCATCCTGCAGATGGCCCTGGGGCGAGTGGGCGGCATCCTGGAGGCCAAGAAGATCGCCGGCATGGCCGAGGCCTACTACGCCCAGATTGCCCCGCACCTGTACTGCGGCCCCATCGAGGGCGCCGCCAATATTCAACTCGCCGCCTGCAGCCCCAATTTCCTCATCCTCGAAAGCATCCAGACTTGGGGCGGCTTCCATGCCGAAATCCTCAAACAGCCGATCCAATGGCAGGATGGCTACATCCTCCCCCCTACCCAACCCGGCCTGGGCGTGGAACTGAACGAGGAAGTGGCCGCCCGGCATCCGTACACCGGCGATCGCCTGCACCTTGAAATGCTGGATCGCCCCGTGGAGTGA
- a CDS encoding GNAT family N-acetyltransferase, with protein MSSLRLRDATELDQDAIRGVTLAAYEEYAAVMHPLHWQFYRQNIIATLADVRPAAQIVAEQEGSVVGTVLLYPASDAPLIWPEIRLLAVLPEARGQGIGGALVRECMRRAADSGAAAITLHTTDMMAAAMRMYEKMGFVRAVELDYRPVPEVLVKGYRFDLTDG; from the coding sequence ATGAGCTCTCTCCGCCTGCGCGACGCCACCGAACTCGATCAGGACGCCATCCGGGGGGTGACGCTGGCGGCCTATGAGGAATATGCCGCCGTCATGCACCCGCTGCACTGGCAGTTCTACCGGCAAAACATCATCGCCACGCTGGCCGATGTGCGCCCGGCGGCGCAGATCGTGGCCGAGCAGGAAGGCAGTGTCGTGGGGACGGTGCTCCTTTATCCGGCCAGCGACGCCCCTTTGATCTGGCCGGAAATCCGGCTGCTGGCCGTGCTGCCAGAAGCCCGTGGTCAGGGCATCGGCGGGGCGCTGGTGCGCGAATGCATGCGGCGGGCAGCCGATTCCGGCGCCGCCGCCATCACGCTGCACACGACTGACATGATGGCGGCGGCCATGCGGATGTATGAGAAGATGGGCTTTGTGCGCGCCGTCGAGCTGGATTACCGGCCTGTGCCCGAGGTGCTGGTCAAGGGCTATCGCTTCGATTTGACGGATGGCTAG
- a CDS encoding saccharopine dehydrogenase NADP-binding domain-containing protein, with translation MQITVLGAGMVGSAIARKLAEDGRFQISAADRSPQALADLAQRAPVQSHCADLSSPATLHDLIAAADLVISAVPGFMGFATLKTVIEARKNVVDISFFEEDAYDLDALARLNGVTAVVDCGVAPGLSNIIAGYARNQLDEIDLIDIAVGGLPQARHWPFEYKAVFSPVDVIEIYTRPAWLVEHGREVARPALSGLELIDFPGVGTLEAFNTDGLRTLRRTLRAPNMRERTLRYPGHANLMRVFRESGFFSDEAIDVRGQHVRPIDLTSRLLFEQWRMGKGDADMTVFQTVIEGRKADQRLRLSYDMVDRFDEATQTSSMARTTGYTCAAVARQVLAGRYAAKGICAPEEVGGTPGCYEALLADFAPSNLHITETITALR, from the coding sequence ATGCAGATTACCGTTCTGGGCGCTGGCATGGTTGGCAGCGCCATCGCCCGCAAGCTGGCCGAAGACGGCCGCTTCCAAATCTCCGCCGCCGACCGCAGCCCCCAGGCCCTGGCCGATCTGGCGCAGCGAGCGCCCGTGCAAAGCCATTGCGCCGATCTCTCGTCACCGGCAACCTTGCATGACCTCATCGCCGCCGCCGACCTGGTCATCAGCGCCGTGCCCGGCTTCATGGGCTTCGCCACCCTCAAAACCGTGATCGAGGCCAGGAAGAACGTCGTCGACATCTCCTTTTTCGAGGAGGACGCCTACGACCTCGACGCCCTGGCCCGGCTGAACGGCGTGACCGCGGTGGTGGATTGCGGCGTCGCCCCCGGCCTCAGCAATATCATCGCCGGCTATGCCCGCAACCAGCTGGACGAGATCGATCTGATCGATATCGCTGTCGGGGGGCTGCCACAGGCTCGGCACTGGCCGTTCGAGTACAAAGCCGTTTTTTCGCCGGTGGATGTGATCGAGATCTACACCCGCCCGGCCTGGCTGGTGGAACACGGCCGTGAGGTGGCCCGCCCGGCCCTCTCTGGGCTGGAGTTGATCGACTTCCCCGGCGTCGGCACCCTGGAGGCCTTCAACACCGACGGTTTGCGCACCCTGCGGCGGACGTTGCGGGCGCCCAACATGCGCGAGCGCACCCTACGCTATCCCGGCCATGCCAACCTGATGCGCGTCTTCCGCGAGAGCGGCTTCTTCAGCGACGAAGCCATCGATGTGCGCGGCCAGCACGTGCGCCCCATCGACTTGACCTCCCGGCTGCTGTTCGAGCAGTGGCGGATGGGCAAAGGCGACGCCGATATGACCGTGTTCCAGACGGTCATCGAGGGCCGAAAGGCAGACCAACGCCTGCGTCTGAGCTACGATATGGTGGATCGCTTCGACGAAGCCACACAGACGAGCTCGATGGCCCGCACCACCGGCTACACCTGCGCCGCCGTCGCCCGCCAGGTGCTCGCTGGCCGCTATGCCGCCAAAGGCATCTGCGCGCCAGAGGAGGTGGGCGGCACGCCCGGTTGCTACGAGGCCCTGCTGGCCGACTTCGCCCCATCCAATCTCCACATCACCGAAACGATCACTGCCCTCCGATGA
- a CDS encoding NAD(P)-dependent oxidoreductase, whose translation MNKLGFIGLGHLGAHLAASLLRAGFPLTVHDLNQQAAAGLLALGADWAASPQEMAAACDSIFTCLPSPAATQAVVGGPNGILAGARPGLTWIEMSTNDRHEIIRLAALAAERDVACLEAPVTGGVHKAASGEITILVGGEQPVFAAHLPALQAMGGKVFHMGPLGSASVIKVITNMLAFIHLVAAGEALMLAKRGGLDLAQAFEAIKASSGNSFVHETESQVILNGSYNIGFTMDLACKDLNFAHELGREFGVPLELAGLVEQTFIRARAHYGGGAWSSQVVKLLEDAVSEDLRAPGFPAVLTL comes from the coding sequence ATGAACAAACTCGGTTTCATCGGTCTCGGACATCTCGGCGCCCACCTGGCCGCCAGCCTGTTGCGCGCCGGCTTCCCGCTGACGGTGCATGACCTCAACCAGCAGGCGGCGGCGGGCTTGCTGGCTTTGGGCGCAGATTGGGCGGCTTCGCCCCAGGAGATGGCCGCCGCCTGCGATAGTATCTTCACCTGCCTGCCCTCGCCCGCCGCCACCCAGGCGGTGGTCGGAGGCCCCAACGGCATCCTGGCCGGCGCCCGGCCCGGCCTGACGTGGATCGAGATGAGCACCAACGACCGCCACGAGATCATCCGGCTGGCGGCGCTGGCCGCGGAGCGGGACGTGGCCTGTCTGGAAGCGCCGGTGACGGGCGGGGTGCACAAGGCCGCTTCGGGCGAGATCACTATCCTTGTCGGCGGCGAGCAGCCGGTCTTCGCGGCGCATCTGCCAGCGTTGCAGGCGATGGGCGGCAAGGTCTTCCACATGGGGCCGCTGGGCAGCGCCTCGGTGATCAAGGTCATCACCAACATGCTGGCCTTCATCCATCTGGTGGCGGCCGGCGAGGCGCTGATGCTGGCGAAGCGCGGCGGCCTCGATCTGGCGCAGGCGTTCGAGGCAATCAAAGCCAGCTCGGGCAACAGTTTCGTACACGAGACCGAGAGCCAGGTCATTCTCAACGGCAGCTACAACATCGGCTTCACCATGGATCTGGCCTGCAAGGACCTGAACTTCGCCCACGAATTGGGGCGGGAGTTCGGCGTGCCGCTGGAGTTGGCCGGGCTGGTCGAGCAGACATTCATCCGGGCCAGAGCGCACTACGGCGGCGGCGCCTGGTCGTCGCAAGTCGTCAAGCTGCTGGAAGATGCGGTGAGCGAAGACCTGCGCGCGCCCGGCTTCCCCGCCGTCCTGACACTTTGA
- a CDS encoding PIG-L family deacetylase: MPTLLGIFAHPDDESFGPGGALARYAATGADVHVCIVTDGAAGSYDPALLAASGCHTLAELRHQELACACRALGVTLHTLNYRDSGMAGAGDNDHHASLFQADLAAVARDIRDLIEQLRPQVILSHDANGDYFHPDHIKVHQAVVKALAELPPGAAPRLYVSAIPRRQVELGVRLLRLLRKDPTRMGDNNDVDFTRIGTPEADIQVRMDVGRFLPAKEEASRCHRSQGGGSSPRWLPRFVWRRFQRYEYFVQVLPPGAARHDDFFAALSGG; the protein is encoded by the coding sequence ATGCCCACGCTTCTCGGCATCTTCGCCCATCCCGACGACGAATCCTTTGGCCCCGGCGGCGCGCTCGCTCGCTACGCCGCCACCGGCGCCGATGTCCATGTTTGCATCGTCACCGACGGCGCCGCCGGCAGCTATGACCCGGCGCTGCTGGCGGCCAGCGGCTGCCACACCCTGGCCGAGCTGCGCCACCAGGAATTGGCCTGCGCCTGCCGCGCCCTGGGGGTCACGCTCCACACCCTGAACTATCGCGACAGCGGCATGGCCGGCGCGGGCGACAACGACCATCACGCCAGCTTGTTCCAGGCCGACCTGGCCGCGGTGGCGCGCGACATCCGCGACCTGATCGAGCAACTGCGACCGCAGGTCATTCTCAGCCACGACGCCAATGGCGACTACTTTCACCCCGACCACATCAAGGTTCATCAGGCAGTAGTGAAGGCGCTGGCGGAACTTCCGCCCGGCGCCGCGCCTCGCCTCTATGTCAGCGCCATCCCGCGCCGCCAGGTTGAGCTTGGGGTGCGGCTCCTGCGCCTGCTGCGCAAAGACCCCACGCGCATGGGCGACAACAACGACGTCGACTTCACGCGCATTGGCACGCCCGAAGCCGACATCCAGGTGCGGATGGATGTGGGGCGCTTCTTGCCAGCCAAAGAAGAAGCGAGCCGCTGCCACCGCAGCCAGGGCGGCGGCAGCAGCCCGCGTTGGTTGCCCAGGTTCGTATGGCGCCGATTCCAACGCTACGAATACTTCGTCCAGGTCCTTCCGCCGGGCGCGGCTCGGCACGACGATTTCTTTGCCGCTTTGTCAGGCGGATGA
- a CDS encoding DinB family protein, translating to MSNQTQFKALFDYQYRTTRQILACAARLSQADCHEQPGYGRGSIHDLLFHLLRAGQSWRQALVTGRQQSSSRPEEYPDLPSLQAGFEAESAAWQAFLDGLSPDEIEAEVELTNWRGDVAVLRRWAVLQHLILHGMQHHAELAQLLTAKGQSPGDIDFIFYAMRMP from the coding sequence ATGTCCAATCAAACCCAATTCAAGGCCCTGTTCGACTACCAGTATCGCACCACCCGGCAGATTCTGGCCTGCGCCGCCCGGCTGAGCCAGGCCGATTGCCATGAACAACCCGGCTATGGTCGCGGCTCGATCCACGACCTGCTGTTCCACCTCCTGCGCGCCGGCCAGAGCTGGCGCCAGGCTCTGGTGACCGGCCGCCAGCAATCCTCCTCCCGCCCAGAGGAGTACCCCGATCTGCCGTCGCTGCAAGCCGGCTTCGAGGCCGAAAGCGCGGCCTGGCAGGCGTTCCTGGACGGTCTCAGCCCGGACGAGATCGAGGCTGAGGTCGAGCTGACCAACTGGCGGGGCGATGTCGCCGTCCTCCGGCGCTGGGCCGTCCTCCAGCATCTGATCCTGCACGGCATGCAGCATCATGCCGAGCTGGCGCAGCTCCTCACCGCCAAGGGCCAGTCGCCGGGCGACATCGACTTCATCTTCTACGCCATGAGAATGCCCTGA
- a CDS encoding cupin domain-containing protein — MATINPVIIAEKDGILAGWDDEEHGRVQWRTLFSAGLTPTETLTAGVAEIDPGGLLVLHHHTPPEIYFILAGEGIVSIDGVEQRVGPNTGVFIPGGALHGIRNGGATTLRFFYAFAVDSFADVEYIFPEKG, encoded by the coding sequence ATGGCTACAATCAACCCTGTGATCATCGCAGAAAAGGACGGCATCCTGGCCGGATGGGATGACGAGGAGCATGGCCGGGTGCAGTGGCGCACGCTCTTCAGCGCCGGGCTGACCCCGACCGAGACGCTGACCGCCGGCGTGGCCGAAATCGACCCCGGCGGGCTGCTCGTCCTCCACCACCACACGCCGCCGGAGATCTACTTCATCCTGGCCGGCGAGGGCATCGTCAGCATCGATGGCGTCGAGCAGCGCGTTGGCCCCAACACCGGCGTCTTCATCCCTGGCGGCGCCCTCCACGGCATCCGCAACGGCGGCGCCACCACCCTGCGCTTCTTCTACGCCTTTGCCGTCGATTCCTTCGCCGATGTCGAGTATATCTTTCCCGAAAAAGGTTGA
- the ald gene encoding alanine dehydrogenase, with protein sequence MIVGVPKEIKDNEYRVGMTLGGVKLLVDSGHEVWIESGAGEESGFSDAEYGRMGARIVATGAEAWAAQLVVKVKEPQPSEYPYLRPDLVLFTYLHLAAEERLTQAMVASGVAGVAYETVELPNRTLPLLTPMSEVAGRMAVQVGAHYLERANGGRGKLLGGVPGVRASDVIVLGGGVVGTQAAMIALGMGANVAIIDMNLDRLRYLSEVLHGNLTTLASNPYAIGEAVKRADLLVGAVLIKGAKAPRLVTREMVSQMKRGSVIVDVAIDQGGCIETARPTTHSNPTFFVDGVLHYCVTNMPGAVPRTSTYALSNATLPYVVKLANQGLKAAVTADRPLSLGVNTYKGQITYPAVAEAFGLGWKPLTDLL encoded by the coding sequence ATGATTGTTGGCGTCCCGAAGGAAATCAAAGACAACGAGTATCGGGTGGGGATGACCCTGGGTGGGGTGAAGCTGCTGGTGGATTCGGGCCACGAGGTCTGGATCGAGAGCGGGGCCGGAGAAGAGAGTGGCTTTTCGGATGCGGAGTATGGCCGCATGGGGGCCAGGATTGTCGCCACCGGCGCCGAAGCCTGGGCGGCGCAGTTGGTGGTCAAGGTGAAGGAACCGCAGCCCAGCGAATACCCATATCTGCGCCCCGACCTGGTGCTGTTCACCTACCTGCATCTGGCCGCCGAAGAGCGGCTGACCCAGGCCATGGTGGCCAGCGGTGTGGCCGGCGTGGCCTACGAGACGGTGGAACTCCCCAACCGCACCCTGCCCCTGCTGACGCCGATGAGCGAGGTGGCCGGGCGCATGGCCGTGCAGGTGGGCGCCCACTATCTGGAACGGGCCAATGGCGGGCGCGGCAAGCTGTTGGGCGGGGTGCCGGGCGTGCGGGCCAGCGATGTCATCGTCCTCGGCGGCGGCGTGGTGGGCACCCAGGCGGCGATGATCGCCCTGGGCATGGGCGCCAATGTCGCCATCATCGACATGAATCTCGACCGGCTGCGCTACCTGAGCGAAGTGCTGCACGGCAATCTGACTACACTGGCTTCCAACCCCTATGCTATCGGCGAGGCCGTCAAGCGCGCTGACCTGCTGGTGGGGGCGGTGCTGATCAAAGGCGCCAAAGCCCCGCGGCTGGTGACGCGCGAGATGGTCAGCCAGATGAAGCGGGGCAGCGTGATCGTGGATGTGGCCATCGACCAGGGCGGCTGCATCGAGACGGCCCGCCCGACCACCCACTCGAACCCCACCTTTTTCGTCGATGGCGTGTTGCACTACTGCGTGACCAACATGCCCGGCGCCGTGCCCCGCACCAGCACCTATGCCCTCAGCAACGCCACCCTGCCCTATGTGGTCAAGCTGGCCAACCAGGGTCTGAAAGCCGCCGTGACCGCCGACCGCCCGCTGTCATTGGGCGTCAATACCTACAAGGGCCAGATTACGTATCCGGCGGTGGCAGAGGCGTTTGGGCTTGGCTGGAAACCGCTCACCGATCTGCTGTAG